Part of the Cyprinus carpio isolate SPL01 chromosome A23, ASM1834038v1, whole genome shotgun sequence genome, TCTGCTGGGTTTGCTCTACGTGTTCGTCTGCTCTCTGGACATCCTGAGCTCCGCTTTCCAGCTTGTAGGAGGTGCAGTAAACTTTCTTGAGCTTCCTTTGAAccttacaacttttttttaatgaaaaatggttttgttgttgttcctCTTTTAGAACTCTAGGACTGTGCTAAACTATACAATGAAACAGTGCATTGCActacactataaaataaatagaccTTTTGGTATAGTCGGTGGCTTTTGGAAATTGTACTTATTTATGCACTTTTAATAAGAATCCAAAGTACTGTAACCTAATAGTAGGCTATGCctttatgggaaaaaaaataaaaataaataaataccaggAAGACATTGAAACATGAGGCCCTCTTCTATGGAGGTAGAACTGTtgcataattccaaataaattaattattatccactaataaatgtaaagagattaacaaaaaaattaaacatattgacaaataaatagaatgagatccGCAAATAAATCTTTgagtttcacaaacattaaattcacaaataaataaaatgagatttgcaaataaaaaacctatttacaaatatatttttatgtcaaaaaCACAGCTTTGTCTGGCATTGAAGGCATGTGTTTGTGGATCGCTGTGTGCATTTGtggattttaaaacttttttaccATCAAGATTCTGGCAATTCACAAACGCGTGACTCCACCCACCGTCTGCTCgagccaatcagataacagccacacTTCGCTGACCAATCATAGTATGTTCTCACTATAGCCAATCatgttttgctttacaatcagggcGGTCTCGATAACTTAGTAAATCTGCATTGGCTCAAATAAGAAATAACTGACTAATAAACAACTGGATTCaacctggggtgtattccagaaagcagggttaacttaccgtgaactaaaccctgaactctcggttgattaaccccaaaccttgcttactcgaggtatgtggttccaaaaacgcatccgggagtaagttcattcaactcagagtatgttcccgGTTAaaactcaagacattctcaaaagagcgacgaatcgacgagtcactatggaaacggacgctaagaaaaagcgtgccaagctgtttctttcttcttcttttgttcatttgttgtttacatgcttagtgcatatcgcaacctaattgatggctgtgcaatcatttaaatttttttccatttaatctttaatccctgagaagaatgtgaattatattgtttgttttatgctaattatatattaagtcatatcagatatgtattttgattttagaATTTAGAGAATATAGAAAATGccgctccatgtgtgagataatataacatgtaataaataaaataaatatataacttaaaCATTActttgtcatagtgttttataatgtatacagataactcttatatatgccaataaaataaataatcatattagaataatatattaccttatttattatttatattagcgcttcctcattaacatatcaaatataggctatatatatatatatatatatatatatatatatatatatatatatatatatatatatatatatatatatatatatatatatatatatgataggctatattacatattgtaatattatataatgttgtgcgctgTCTGTCatgcccactgaaggctcgctgaagtgaactaaccttggaacagaagctgctccggagcaggttaagttcagagagtgagttgctatgactactaacatgccctgaaagttacctccgttttttggaaccgaaagttgaggttatccacttacttactcttaaacatacccgggtatgtcagataacctgctttctggaatacccccctgatGATACGTGTTTGTGTACACGATAGGCTGATTCACGAGCTCGagagctgattgagacacacccTGTGTTTTTCCAAAACTTGGCACTGAACAGCGTCTTGTTATCTGTGGAGCATCTTTATGATTTGATTTCTGcatagacctgtttgcctctctcattatttacactacatgtgtgaatcagtgggcggggctaaacaggtattgatgtagaattggtgggcggggctaaacaggcagcgctgTAGAAGCAGGCAGtgatcttctgtggaggcggggtTTAGACGCTCTATAACTTCATTAAGTGGCACATTCCaaaagctgtcgttttggcaaTTTGGCTTCAAGATGTTTTTGGACTAACAAGAaggttttgagttctgaaacttacaggatgtttttttatgtcaaattatatgtcaaaatatcaagggaattttgatttctcagttcatgattTATTAGTTGTTATTGCTATGTaagttaataataaattcataatttgatATACTGTCTCACTTTATCAGTATCAACCTGTCTCATGCTGGAAAAAAGGGAtcctgtaaaaaatttaaaaagctttatattatcattattattattaacaaactgggagtagatatttatatattgatatattaaattaGCCATGAAAAAATTTGTGATTCCAGTGGTTTCAAAAGCTATGTTCAGTTAAAACTGTTATTGAGaggggaaaaataaatatgatttcagtttacagcctgattttatgcatttttgtattttttgtatttagattGGAGTGTATTTTAATCTActgataataatttatttgaatattccATTGAATTTAAACTTTTAAGGCCCTTTGCTTGAAAGTgctgagtttttttgttttttgttttttcctcaattttcaaacacacctgatccagctaatcaaagtcttcacGATTACTAGAagcttccaagcaggtgtgatttggagctggttggagctaaactctgcagagccgtggccctccaggaattgagtttgagaccactgcttTTGTAGGACACCAGTGATCATGTACTTTAAACAAACGGTGCCTTATCATAGCAAATCGGTTTAACGTGGTTAATGTATAATGGAGGGTGGTTGTCTCTGAGCAGAAATGGATGTGCTGTGGACACAAATGtgacctggagcacaaaaccagtcttaagtcgctgggttatatttttagcaatagccaaaaaaaacattgtatgggtaaaaattatcgatttttcttttatgccaaaaatcattaggatattaagtaaagatcatgttccatgaagatattttgtaaatttcctaccgtaaatatatcaaaatttaatttttgattagtaatatgcattgataattattattttgggtaaattcaaaggtgattttctcagtatttagattttttttttgcagcctctgattccagattttcaaatagttgcatctcagccaaatattgtccaatcctaataaaccatacaccaatggaaagcttatttcttatgatatttaattttcaatttctaaaaattgacacttttgtggtccagggtcacaaatggcaTGGTTTGCTGGTTTTGTCCTTGTGCTCAGGGAAGGCAGCTGGCGATATCTTCCAGGACAATGCGGTTCTGTCGAACCCCGTGGCTGGTCTGGTGATTGGAGTCCTGGTCACTGTTCTGGTTCAAAGCTCAAGCACCTCGTCCTCCATTGTGGTCAGCATGGTGTCCTCTGGATGtgagtttttctgtgtgtgtgtgtgtgtgtgtgactcatgCTCATACAGATATCTCCTCCCTCATGATAAGCACTTACATGTAAGAACAGTAGCACAAATTGTAACTGAGTGAAAAATCAATATCCACTGTAAAATGTGCTGTAAAATTGTTGTTACCTTAAGGCACTTCTACCTGACATCACCCTTgaaaatgactgtgtgtgtgtgtattctacCACATTCAGATTGATTCTGtcttatttttctatttgaaatgtATTGGCATATATTGTTCActcactacagttcaaaagtttgggttccgtttctttttttcagcaagaatacattcatttgaacaaatgtgatggtaaagacatttataatgttacaaaggatttcagttttaaataaagcatcaattcagtatattagaatgattcctgaaggatcgtgtgaaactaaagactggagtaatgatgctgaaaattcagatttgatcacaggaatgcattacataacatttttgactatttttgaccaaataaatgcacctCTGGATAacagacaaaactttttttttttttaaacttaaaaacttgtgtatctatatattatttttcattgtaaattgcAGTGTTGGAGGTGAAGTCTGCAGTGCCAATCATCATGGGTGCTAATATCGGCACTTCTGTGACAAACACCATCGTGGCTGTGATGCAAGCGGGAGACCGCAACGAGTTTCGCAGGTAAACCCAACTAAGGAGTTAGTTTTGTATCTATGCAGTCATGGAAAACATTGAACCATTGGGTCTCAATagcatcattttttttgtatgcaaaaacAGGCTTTACATAACTCAGAATGGTGAAAAAGTTGATCTAGCATTTTTTCAGTAAATTTGAATTTACTTGCTGATGAAAGAACTCGAGTTGAACATCTGAGAAATGGGTTTTGTCATTGATTCTGTGTACCTCAGGGCATTTGCTGGAGCTACGGTCCATGACTTCTTTAACTGGCTGTCTGTCCTGGTGCTGTTGCCTCTGGAGGTGGCTTCAGGATACCTCTACAGACTCACTAAACTTATAATTGATTCCTTTAACATCCAGACGGGTGCAGACGCTCCAGACCTGTTAAAGGTCATCACCGAACCCCTCACCAAAAACATCATTGAGGTGAGATCAGTGGATCTATTAGGTTTTACCATTCAACAGTATCCGTATGCAACTGTATCAGGCAGCTGATCGCATAAGCTCCACTGTGTCCTTGATATTGtcctataaataaacatttaacagcagcaggtttattaggctgctgtcactttaagacctaatgtaCAGATCAAATATACTGACACACAtccattttttatttctctcaaaCCAACTGTTTACGAGGGCACTCGCTAAGATAGGAATTTCGACATAGTAGTGTGTGTTTATCTGGACGAGTACTGAATTGACTTAAATATGACAGTATTGTGCATTTTCAATTACAATGTACAACAATTCATTTTACAGCACTTTCATACATAAAAACTGAAGCACAAAACACACtgatgcacattttttattttgcagaattAGAGttaaaaattcctttttttttgcgAAATGTAATAAGACACTTAAACTAGAGGAATTTTGCGATCTTTAAGCACCTGCTTTGCTCTCTGCTGTAACATATGTATTTTCATTGAGAATCTTTTTCCTTGTTTTTCCAGCTGGACACCTCTGTGATCCGTGACATCGCCACTGGAGACCCTGCAGCCCGAAACAAAAGTCTGATTAAGATCtggtgtaaaacaaaaaaagtcacgGTGAGAATCTGAAAGTGGGTTAATTCAGTGCAGCACACCCACCATTTCTTATAGTCACTAGATTTGGCTGTTAAAACATGAGGAAATGGGATTTGTCACACTGATGGGAATTCAGATGATAAACACTGTTATGCAAGTCTTTTATCTAAATTCCAGACAAACCTAGCTCTGAGCATAGCTCTGTTGCTCTGTTCTAAACCTAGCGCATTGCCTTGCTGTCTACGTAGACAGCTTTCTTTAAAGGCAAcgttttaactgaaattaaacctcgtgtttaaaacacttttcataGGAATGTCAGCTCTGTGTAACATACAACATCATACACACAGAGATTCGAATACCAATTGCTTGTGGTGTTAGCATGATGCTAAGCTAACAATTTAACACCAATTACTTGATATGAATTGTTAGTTTATTTCTGCGctattatatattgtgtatatttctgtTAGATTATCGTATTTATTCAGTGATAGCCAGGACAAAAGCTTCATATTCTCTCTGTTATGTAAGGTTTAGGTCTGAAGATGTATTTTTGTCCGTTTCAGAACCTCGTGAATATCACAGTCCCTGGATTCGTAAACTGCACACCTGACGCCCTCTGCTGGGAGGAGGACGGCCAGATCTGGACTCAAAAGAACCAAACAGAAACGATCAATTTGAACAAATGTAAGTGCCTCTGCTTTCTTTGTGGCTCTTGTAGCAACCAGTGCACGAACTTCCAGGATCAACAGAAGCTGAAGCCTAGTATCAATCCATTTCCCGTCTTACATAGCTGACTTATTTCAACTCTTAAGCCATCTATTGCCATTCGCTCTAACCTCCATGAGTACAATGGCTTCTCTTAAATGCTGAGCTTCACCTTTCCCCCCACCCCATCCATCTACTCTACCTTTTCAATAGGGCTATTCTTCATGACAGCCTCGGGCACCTGAGGCCAGTGCACCTGAACAAAGAGCCTCTGCCAGTTTGGCAGCAGGGCTTTTGCTCTCGGTATGAATTCGGGTGATTTAAATCAATGCAAGTAGTTAGATTGCATGTTGAAATTCCAGCCTCGACTTGGTTCAGTGGATTTGAGTATGTAATCATTCTGTGGTCCTTCAACTGTGAAAGAGTATGCTCTTTCAAGATGCTCCTCAAATGAGAATTTGAAGATCATTGTTGATATATTATGTCGCAGGTTTTTCAGTCTTTAATGCCAAGGACCCCAAGGTGTACTTAATATCTGAAAACAGCCCTCTGTATCTTTTAAGATTTGCAATATTATTTGTTCCATTTAAATTGGGATTTTTAACCAGAATCAGCTATTTGCATAAAGCTTTGTTAGTAATCTGATAaaaatactagtgctgtcaatcaataaaaaaaagaaaagaataatattcacacatttttctgtaattaatcacgattaattgcatattaatataatgtatttgtcAATTTCACACTGAATCTCCAAATTAATGTTGAAACAACATAAAGGtggcatattttatatatgtgtttaatggcatctttttacttAGTAGCCTCTTATTAAAGGGTTGTATGCTCGTTCACGGGAGAGTGGAGTCCAGGTGATGAGGTAGGATGTAGGCGTAGCATAAGCACCGGTGAGAATGTTCTAGTCtcgcgagaaccaagttttgtttacagcaaaggaaaaccagtgtcCTCTTGGCTTATCTTCTGTTCTTcaaattttgggctaccatcaactcccattataaagcatggattagcctggacattatttcATATAACTCCGATTGTCCACTCTGACCACCAGCAGAGAAACTGGTCACTAAATTTCTAGAAGTTTTGTGAGCgttgatatatattttatgtaagttCTGACAGAGTcgtcctcatctctctctctcttcaggcACTCACATGTTTGTGTACGCTAATCTACCTGACCTAGCGGTGGGCTTGATTTTGTTGGCTCTGTCACTGCTGGCCCTCTGTACCTGCCTGATTCTGATCGTCAAGCTGCTGAACTCCATGTTGAAGGGTCAGGTGGCAGTAGTCATCAAAAAGGTGCTCAACACAGGTGAGTCAACATCGGAGATGAATCCTCTGCTGATAAGCTCTGCTGCTAATCGCTAACATTAACCTCTGATACACACTCTTTTTGACAATGTGCAGCATCACTAAACTTTTAAGTTGGAAGTTGAAGACAAAGACACATGTAGAAAATATTTGACCTTGAACTAAAAACATACATGTGGCAACGTGGCACCACCCTTCCCAGAGTTCAATCTTATCTCATTCTTGTAGGCGTAGCGCTTACTGGAAGTGTGTTAGCATGTATCCTGTCATATGATAGTCGGCACAGGTGATCCAGTCCTGCTGTCTGATGAGCTGAACAGGAACATGATATGAGCCTGAGTGTGTCTGAGtgccacaggtgtgtgtgtgtgtgcatgtgctgtTGGTTTCAGACTGCACTCAGGTACATGCTCATAACTCCTCACATACTGTACTTACATTTTAGCCAATGCTTTGTGGGGAGTTTTAATGCAACCATCACTTaataacaggaataaataaatgtactaaacatTGTTCATGACCTTTCTAATATGGCTTTAACTGTTGCCAGATTTCCCTTTCCCCTTCGCCTGGGTCACTGGATATATCGCCATCCTTGTTGGAGCCGGAATGACCTTCATTGTACAGAGCAGCTCTGTCTTCACCTCAGCCATCACTCCACTAGTCGGTCAGTATAGAAACCTGATTGATTGGAGTGGTTGCTAAATTGCTGAAGGTTAAAACATATTATGGTAACCCAATAAAAAAGCCTACCTAGACATTTTATGTAGTATACAAGGTATTGCATGTATCCCTCTTGgaaaaggcaatcccagaatgtcCTACAGAATCCCAGGACAGACAGTGGAATATGTAGGGATGAAATAAGCTGATTTGGGCATTTAAATAGGTCAGTAAGAATGATTGTTCCTTTAAATCACTTTGTAAATACaccactactgttcaaaagtttggggtctgcaaggtttttttttttttttttttttttttagaaataagttttaatgcatccttgctgaataaaagtttacacttatttatattatttatataaatgctttaaacGGCTTTTGAACAAAATGCTGATAATACATTGATAACAAAAAAgtatattgagcagcaaatcagcatattagaatgatttctgatggatcatgtgacactgaagactgaaaattcagctttgatcacagaaataaattgttttaaaatgtgtttgaatagAAATCggtcattttaaactgtaatactattttgcaatattacagtttttactgtatttcttattaaataaatgcagtcttggtgagcaaaagagacttctttgaaaaacataaataaatcccACTctctaacttttgaacagtagtgtattcaataagaaaaaaatacactgtgTGCGATTGTACTAGTAATTTAGATAATTTATATTCATCAAGTTATTGATTACATTGATGTATTTGATGATTGACTTCCAACTCATCTTCAcagactatttaaaaaaagaaagaaaaaaaaaaacattaaaagatcaTATGTATAaccaaattaatattcatgatgtGACACCACAGCCAGCAAATCTGTGCATCCCACCAATCAGTCTGTCCACCGCTTTAAGTTGTTCAGTCTAATTAAAAACGGTCTTATCTGATATTTGCATGCTGTATATTATGCTTATTGCAGTGTTTTTCATTCTCTTCAGGTATTGGTGTCATTAGCCTTGAGAGGGCGTATCCACTCACTCTGGGCTCCAACATTGGCACAACCACTACTGCTCTTCTAGCTGCCCTCGCCAGTCCTGGAGAGACACTGGCGAACTCTCTACAGGTTTGTTACTGCACTTATTTTCCTTTGAATTGATTTTATTACTGTGGGTGTAGATTAAAGACTATCATTTGTGTTTTCTTCCAGATTTCTCTCTGTCACTTCTTCTTCAACATCAGTGGTATCCTGCTGTGGTATCCCATCCCCTTCACACGCATCCCTATCCGATTAGCCAAAGCTCTGGGCAACCGCACAGCCAAATACCGCTGGTTTGCGGCATTGTATCTCATCCTGTGCTTCCTCCTCTTCCCGCTGTTAGTCCTGGGCCTCTCCATCGCGGGTTGGCAGGTCTTGGTGGGGGTCGGAGTGCCCGTGTTGGTCTTTGTGATCTTTGTGATCATAGTGAACATTACGCAGAAACGCTGCCCGCGTTTCCTGCCATCATTCCTCCGCAGCTGGAACTTCCTGCCCAAACCGCTGCACTCCTTCAAACCCTGGGACAAAGTGGTGACCGCCAGCATGACCTTCTGCAGgactcgctgctgctgctgctgcaagtgctgcaaagaaaaagagagggatgAAGAGAAGGATGACATGAAAACCAAGGATAAGAGTTTAGAGATGTATGACAACCCAGCGCTCACTATAGAGGATGAGGCCAAAGTGACAGCAacgcatttataatgttataatttataacaaaatgtatttttttctggtaaTGCACAGAAAACAGCAAACTGGGTCCATATGCGACTTTGTTGTTGATGACTGCAAAATATTTAATCgctacattacatttaaatctttGCAAAAGAATAGACTTCAGTTGAAGCCCCCGTGAAATCAGTATGTCCCCCTCAACTTATACGTCTGTACAGGAAAGAGTATTGTACTTGTCAGTCAATTTCATGAGGTCTTTAAGGACAAAGAAAATGCATTAGGTACATTGACCACAATAAAATGGAATCACAGTGCAGAGGTTAAAATCAATCTCTAACTGTTGATGAAGATGTTATTGTTGTTCTTTGTACATGATGTACCAGTGGAAAGAGTCAGGGCTAtcataaaagtttgtgtttgcataattGTTCAGTATTTATGTCTGAAAATAGTAAGCAGGCCAATGAAAAATGCACACTCTTGGCAGTAATTTTGCACATTATGTGGAACTATGTAAAGATGCATTTGTataggtttttaaatatttgtaaactcaattttagtttttttttttttgtttgtttttttctggttgtACTGTTGCATTTTGTACGTTTTCAAGATTAAGCTTAAAATATGTCTCTACTCAGATGTAAAATattgtctttaaatatttaagataacATAAGGACATTGGATCTGATTTTGTATCTTTGAAAAAACACTGTGCCATTTAAAACCTGATGTTTACTTCAATACCTACTTCAGACCACTAAACTCTTAATTAATTTATGACTTCTTATCCctttattgttttatgagtcAAACATGCTCCAGTgtcttattgttttgtttgagttGTTATTGCATCTACTTATCAGCTTGTGTGGGTGAGTTCTGAAATGATGTTGATGTTATCATAGAGTTTCTGGTTGTTATCACATTACTTACCCTATGTACTACACAGCAGAAGCATTAAGTTAAGACTACTTCACagacaaaaatctgaaaatacagaTGAAAGTACAGTTGTGCTCATGGATATCGTGTGTATTTACTACTAAGTGGCTCAAAGCAAAACtctgaataatcaaatattttatggTATTAATTTGACAAACTTGCAGTTATTAATTCTCAAAAAGTGATTCTGTCGACCCACAAGGCAAACTGATAAAACTAGCTGTGATGAAAACCAATTATGTTGTTGTCCCCCGTCGCCTGTGTGTGGACCTAAAACTTACCAACTAAACTGAAGACAACACTGCAAAGACTACAATAAACAGTCAAATAGCatgtggggaaaatatttatttgatccactgctgattttgtaagtttgcccacttacaaagaaataaagggtctgtaatttttatggtaggtttatttcaatggatagagacagaatatcaaccaaaaaattccataaaaaaaaaaaaaaaaacattatataaaggttaaaaattgatttgcatttcagtggtATTTGAGTATTTGATCCACTACCAACCaacaagaattctggctcccacagactgtttatgtgcccatgtggaacacagatcagttctgtcactttaagaagttactcctaatgtcagcttgttagttgtataagacacctgtccacacaatatgcatcttccattccaacctctcccaccaccatgggcaagaccaaagagctgtcagagacaagattgtagatctgcacaaagcttgaatgggctacaaggccatcagcaagaagcttggtgtgaaggagacaactgttggtgcaattattcagaaatggaagaaatacaaaataaccatcaatcaccctcggtctggagctccgtgcaagatcttgcctcatggagTAAGGATAAtaatgagaaaggtgagggatcagccccaaactacatgggaggagcttgttaatgatcttaaggcagttgggaccacagtcaccaagcaaaccattggtaacacactactcCGCAATGGACTGAAACCCTGCAGCGCCTGTAaagtccccctgctcaagaaggtaCACACAGGTACAAGGTACACAGGTACAagcccatttaaagtttgccaaagaacatctaaatgattcagagaaggcttgagagaaagtgtgtggtcagatgagaccaaaatttagcactttggcattaacttgactcgccgtgtttggagggagatcccaagaacaccatccctacagtcaagcacggaggtggaaacattatgctgtttttctgctaagggtacaggacaacTTCATCGCATTGAGGGGTGAATGGACGGTGCcttgtactgtaaaatcttggatgagaacctccttccctcagccagaacacagtagatgggtcatggatgggtatTCCAGCATGACAGTGACCTGAAACAtactgccaaggcaacaaaggagtggctcaagaagaagcacattaaggtcatggaggggcctagccagtctccagacctcaatcctatagaaaatatgtggagggagctgaaacttcatgttgccaaatgacagccaagaaaCTTTCATCCAAGATGGTGCCGCTGAGTTCGGCTGCCATCCAGGTCGCTCCacttagattttgtttttatttacttttgtactttcttttgctctctctttctaCACACATATcgtctgcactgatcacttacgacaaaggaacacttttggacattggacaccgcttcactaacctgtttcaggacactttatcctccaacccatcggtgccatctgagattctccggtaCGCCGAGATGAACATTGGACACTTTGAGTAACCCACCGCGGCAacggatcaagaaacactgcGGGAAATGCgctgggattcgcaacagactgaggaaaagagcACATAGCCCTCCTCTGCCGAGCATTCTGCTTGCCAATGTCcaatctctggagaataagacggacgatcttagagccagatTAAGTTTCCAatgggacattagggactgtaccatcctttgtttgtctgaaacatggctcacgacctcggtcccggacactgctgtaacgctgtctgataacttctctgttttacggatggacaggacagtagaggctggtaaatccaaaggtggaggagtgtgtttcatgatcaacaggaaatggtgtgaccccaggaatatctccactctgtcacgctcctgctcgcctcatctggaacatttatccattatttgctgcCCATTCTATCGGGAGTTTTCATCGAACATCGTTACTGCTGTCTGCATTCCACCACAGGCAGACACaagcttggctttgtctaagcttcacaATGTGCTCAGCTGTTACATTAACAAACATCCTGATGCTGCTTCTATCATCGCGGGGGATTTTAACAAAggcaacctcaggcaggttatgcctatCTTTTATCAACAtctatcctgtccaaccagaggactgaaaacactggataattgctactctcagttaaaagagcaggtcagatggtattttaaagtgtcccaatattattcatcacatattggcacaaaaaaattatattttgagcactcaattgaaaatgtacacctaacgtatcaatcgtactacttacaggtcgtggttcagagagcttgttagtccaaattaagaagattagaagccaacaaagataaaagcccagattagaaaagcagttcttgataaaatgacaagcac contains:
- the slc34a2b gene encoding sodium-dependent phosphate transport protein 2B, with product MPPLPETHPATPSAELDAHRARKDATDPEPPTDESEPEEEVDPWDLPELRDTGVKWSDLDTKGKVLRVLKSIVKFILLLGLLYVFVCSLDILSSAFQLVGGKAAGDIFQDNAVLSNPVAGLVIGVLVTVLVQSSSTSSSIVVSMVSSGLLEVKSAVPIIMGANIGTSVTNTIVAVMQAGDRNEFRRAFAGATVHDFFNWLSVLVLLPLEVASGYLYRLTKLIIDSFNIQTGADAPDLLKVITEPLTKNIIELDTSVIRDIATGDPAARNKSLIKIWCKTKKVTNLVNITVPGFVNCTPDALCWEEDGQIWTQKNQTETINLNKCTHMFVYANLPDLAVGLILLALSLLALCTCLILIVKLLNSMLKGQVAVVIKKVLNTDFPFPFAWVTGYIAILVGAGMTFIVQSSSVFTSAITPLVGIGVISLERAYPLTLGSNIGTTTTALLAALASPGETLANSLQISLCHFFFNISGILLWYPIPFTRIPIRLAKALGNRTAKYRWFAALYLILCFLLFPLLVLGLSIAGWQVLVGVGVPVLVFVIFVIIVNITQKRCPRFLPSFLRSWNFLPKPLHSFKPWDKVVTASMTFCRTRCCCCCKCCKEKERDEEKDDMKTKDKSLEMYDNPALTIEDEAKVTATHL